The window tgcgggatcgcgcatgcgcagtagggacggctctcctcccagcgtcctccGGGCTTACTGACGTCAACAAGGGAATTTTCCCTACCCGGATGACGCTGGAGCAGCCGCCCACGCTGACGCCGCGCCTCCGTGCCCCATGGAACTGCGACACCTGTTGCCAATCCCACAGAAGTACGGCAGGTATATCAGACTCTTCCTTCCCTTATGTTATCCACGGTcccctgaagaagtcgccacacgaaacacgtgttgggactgtccCCTTGTGTGCCTGCTCCCCCTGCTACCGTGGTAAGCTCTGGACTGGTCTCTGGTTTTGTGCAATAGGGTTTTTTCTAAGTGTAGCCGATACATTGAATTTTTCAGCTGTTTGATCCTTCTGGTTACACTAATGTATGTAATAACTCCTTTCTAGCACTAACCATGCCAGTGAGCTATATATGATTAATCGGGTGCGATTGTGTATGCAGTCACATTTGGGGAATCAATCACCCTCTATGTCTCCGTAACCTTTTGTATACTATTTATATACCCATACCCTGTATTTTATATTTGCCTGTTCATTAAAGAATCTCTTATTTGCACACTTGTGCGTATGACTATTTCTTAAAGCTTGTTGGCTATGAGGTATGGAGCAATTTTGGCAAAAATGAATGACTTTATTTTTCTTTGTATACATATATGTCCCCAGAAGTCTTTGCCTCTCACTAATGTAAAAATCCAATTTTACTGTTCTACGTTTTTCAATTGTTCGTTTCTGTGTTTATTCACAGTGTTGTTACTGAACAGTATGGATTATAGGGCCCGCGAAACTACGTGGCAGACCCAATTGAATAAGGTCTTTGACGCTGAGGGTGAAGTGGATAACATGGCGGACTCTAGATCGCACAGGGAACTCTGCAACCAGCTTAAGCTTTTGTATAACCGCAGGATGAGACTGTGGTGGAATAAGGCGTTCATGCAGCGTTATGTTGATCGTGACCTAATACCGAGGGGCCTCAGGGTGCAAGTCTTTCCCTCTTTTAACATCACGGATGAGGCCTTTAAACgtgactgggaggacgcagcgtcTGCGTGCTCTAAGTCCTTTATGTTGTTGTTGATTAAAAATAATGAGGCCTCTATCCGTGATCTTGACGGAGAGATTGCAACCCTATCGGATCGGCTACCCAAAGAATTAACGGCCGTGGAATTATCCAGTTTTAATGAAACAATGGATAAAGAATTTGCTAAATGGGAAAAGGAGCTGGTCtcaaacaaaactaaaaaatatcAACGGGATGTCACCGATTATAAGACCCAACAAGTATATCGCTGGAAGGGAAATGTACGCCGTAGAAGGCATTTTGTTGGTTTGGCAGCCTCGGTATCGGCCTCCTCGATTTCTTCAGTGGAGGATGAGAATTTGACAGTGCAAGCCTCATCGAGACCTGTGACCAGAGGATTTGTGGGGAAAAATCGATCCAGCAAGGCACCTTCTGGTCCCCCAAAACCCTCTTCGGGCGCAATTGCCAAAAAAGGCAATAATAGCGAACTGGAGGTGATTAATTTGTCTCAAATTAAACTCTCTGACGATCAGGTTGAAGTACTGAAATTGGGGTTAACGTTTGTACCTAACTGTAATTTTGACCTTTTTACAGTTGCAAAGGACTTGAACCTCTTCCTTAGAAAGTTGACCCTCCACAAGCTACATTTCAAAAAGTCTGGTCCAGGCTTATCCATCACTGAGGCTGAAGAGGAGGCAGTACGTACACTCGAGGAATTGGAGGGCCAGGCATCTGGTGAGTCATCTGGCATCTTCCCTACACACTTGCACCCGCgttccaccacgttccccccgcttTCGCTATGCCCCCAGGTTCAGATCTTTCATGACCTAGTCATGGGAGATCTTAAATCCCTCTCCAAGAGCAATATATCTAATAACCTCTCGGTAAAACATCAGCGGGCTCTTGGAGAATTGAAGAAATTAGAAGGGGTTGTGatcaaaccagcggataaggggggtaacgtggtgatttGGCCTACCACCATGTATGAACGCGAGGTATACAGGCAATTGAAGAATGCCGAGTTTTACCAGATGCTCCCTTCAAATCCGACCAACACCTATGTAACCCAGTTAACTctcatactcgagaatgctcttaCTGCAGGCACCATCACAAAAAAGATCTATGATGGTCTTCTTCCAAGGCTGCCGGTGACGCCCACGTTCTACCTCttaccaaaaatacataagaacTCCCGTGTTCCCCCTGgacgtccaattgtctctggcattggagggctatgcgatgcagtttgcaagtttatagatttttatctccaacctttggttgagacgctgccctcccatgtcagagacacttcagacGTCCTGAGGAGGCTTAATGGCCTGACGGCGGACGTGGGTGTGTCACTGGTGACCTTGGACGTTGAGACGTTATACACCAATATCCGTCATGAACATGGTCTGCAGGCGGTTGAGTATTTCttgagtatgagcaactgggcacctgCCCTACAACAGCTGATTCTGGAGTTATTGgagttcatactgacgcacaatgccttcaccttcggggaacggttctacctccagcggcgcggcactgcgatgggggcggcttgcgcgccatcgtacgcaaacctcttcctgggttactgggagagggaggttttcggcggtggcgtgccggccagctcccatgtgcagtgctggctccgctacattgatgacatttttgtcatctgggggggaaccacctcggagcttgagggctttgtgcgtcacttgaactccaactcttttaacatctatCCTACGTTTCATGCTGATTCTAATAAGGTGGAGTTCCTGGATATTAATGTATCCATCACTGACCAGCGTTTTGTGTCCACTGACATCTATCGCAAGCCTTCCTCCGTTAATGCCCTTCTCCACGCGTCCTCTGGCCACCCGAAATGTACTATTAATGCCATCCCCACGGGACAATTTATCCGTCTTAAGCGGATTTGTTCCGACACGGGGGTATTTGAGGAGCGAGCAAATGAGATGCGTGAGAGGTTCAAGGAGAGAGGCTATAGTGCGAGATCTTTAAAAAAGGCATATAAACATGCGAGGTCAGCCCCACGAGATCAGCTCCTGTTGAGATTTAATCCCAATAAGACACACTGCACGATACCCAAGATCCGTTTTGTGTCATCGTTCAACCGTCAATGGGAACACATCAGAGGTATCCTTACTAAACACTGGCCTGTTTTACAAACAGAGCCCGTGTTTAAAAACACTCTGCCCGAACGTCCTCTTATGACGGCCCGGCGTGGCCGTAGCCTACGCGATATGTTGGTCCACAGTCATTATTCAAGACATAACAAATTATCTTTTCCTACCGGACGACCGTTACTCGGTTCGTTCCCCTGTGGATCATGTATCGCGTGTCGCTATGGCAATATTATTCGGGCAACATCTTTTATGTCCTCTAACGGCTCTAAGACATATGATATCCGACATTATATCTCTTGCAATAGCACGGGCGTGATctattacgccacgtgtgaatgCAATCTAATATATGTCGGGTTGACTAGTCGGGAACTTAGAGTCCGGACGAGGGAACATGTAAGAGATATTATGGCCGCAAAACAGGTCAAACTGGAGGACGTTGACACTCTtaagactattccccgccactttaggCTGCATCATCGATCGGACCCCtcaggttttaaggtgagggggatcgaTCTGATGCACCTTGGATTGAGAGGTGGGGATATACACAAGATGTTAGCAAGGGCAGAGTGCCGATGGATTTTCCTCCTTGAGACTGTGATACCCAACGGACTGAACGAAAGACAAACCTTTGCGTCTTTCCTATAAACCAACAGGTCTCCTCCTGGTCCCCCGGTGGGGGGTTTTTGAGAGTATTTAGTGTCTGACTGGTTGCAGGTTCCATGTGCTgttcatatatattttttctgagtctttttaatattttttatgccTGATTTTTAACTTCACTTTTATGTCCTTTTCCCTTTTTCTTAGTCTACTTGTTCGGGTCTAATATCCCTGCCGGATTTTTACATATTGTCCATTTTTTGAAGCCATTATCTCAGTATTTACAACACTGAAGACACAGATACGAATAAGGAAAATGGATTTCATTATAAAAACTACTGTGGATAAACAATATAGTGAATCCTGCATATTATAATATGGCTAACGCCGatgtgtttattattttttattctgaTGTGACAGATTTGACCCAATGTATGTATTCCTGTGTATTATTGTGCTGTAAAATATAGCAGACCACTGATATTTTTCGATATAAATATTTCTGGGTTGTTCTCTATCAGAATTAATATGCACTATACTGCAGGTTCACTTGTTATATCCATGTTATCCTCCTTATGCAGGATATCTGATATGATTTGCTGGATATTTATGTATCTTTACTTGCCCTCACTGTTGCCAGTACTTAATATGGGATttgcgatcgcacttcctggttgcgggatcgcgcatgcgcagtagggacggctctcctcccagcgtcctccGGGCTTACTGACGTCAACAAGGGAATTTTCCCTACCCGGATGACGCTGGAGCAGCCGCCCACGCTGACGCCGCGCCTCCGTGCCCCATGGAACTGCGACACCTGTTGCCAATCCCACAGAAGTACGGCAGGTATATCAGACTCTTCCTTCCCTTATGTTATCCACGGTcccctgaagaagtcgccacacgaaacacgtgttgggactgtccCCTTGTGTGCCTGCTCCCCCTGCTACCGTGGTAAGCTCTGGACTGGTCTCTGGTTTTGTGCAATAGGGTTTTTTCTAAGTGTAGCCGATACATTGAATTTTTCAGCTGTTTGATCCTTCTGGTTACACTAATGTATGTAATAACTCCTTTCTAGCACTAACCATGCCAGTGAGCTATATATGATTAATCGGGTGCGATTGTGTATGCAGTCACATTTGGGGAATCAATCACCCTCTATGTCTCCGTAACCTTTTGTATACTATTTATATACCCATACCCTGTATTTTATATTTGCCTGTTCATTAAAGAATCTCTTATTTGCACACTTGTGCGTATGACTATTTCTTAAAGCTTG is drawn from Anomaloglossus baeobatrachus isolate aAnoBae1 chromosome 3, aAnoBae1.hap1, whole genome shotgun sequence and contains these coding sequences:
- the LOC142296778 gene encoding uncharacterized protein LOC142296778; protein product: MDYRARETTWQTQLNKVFDAEGEVDNMADSRSHRELCNQLKLLYNRRMRLWWNKAFMQRYVDRDLIPRGLRVQVFPSFNITDEAFKRDWEDAASACSKSFMLLLIKNNEASIRDLDGEIATLSDRLPKELTAVELSSFNETMDKEFAKWEKELVSNKTKKYQRDVTDYKTQQVYRWKGNVRRRRHFVGLAASVSASSISSVEDENLTVQASSRPVTRGFVGKNRSSKAPSGPPKPSSGAIAKKGNNSELEVINLSQIKLSDDQVEVLKLGLTFVPNCNFDLFTVAKDLNLFLRKLTLHKLHFKKSGPGLSITEAEEEAVRTLEELEGQASVYLFGSNIPAGFLHIVHFLKPLSQYLQH